In a single window of the Nodularia spumigena CCY9414 genome:
- the hisF gene encoding imidazole glycerol phosphate synthase subunit HisF, with amino-acid sequence MLSKRILPCLDVKAGRVVKGVNFVDLKDAGDPVELAKVYNEAGADELVFLDITATHEDRDTIIDVVYRTAEQVFIPLTVGGGIQTLENVKALLRAGADKVSINSAAVRDPDLINRASDRFGNQCIVVAIDARRRIDPHNPGWDVYVRGGRENTGLDALRWAQEVERRGAGELLVTSMDADGTQAGYDLGLTRAIAESVQVPVVASGGAGNCEHIYTALTEGKAEAALLASLLHYGQLSVAEIKNYLHAHSVPVRLCA; translated from the coding sequence ATGTTATCTAAAAGAATCTTACCGTGCTTAGATGTGAAGGCGGGACGGGTTGTAAAAGGAGTTAACTTTGTAGACCTTAAGGATGCAGGTGATCCGGTGGAACTAGCAAAGGTTTACAACGAAGCCGGTGCTGATGAGTTAGTGTTTCTGGATATTACGGCGACTCATGAAGACCGGGATACGATTATTGATGTGGTGTACCGCACTGCTGAACAGGTTTTCATTCCCTTAACTGTGGGTGGTGGAATTCAAACCTTAGAAAATGTTAAAGCTTTGTTACGAGCCGGCGCTGACAAGGTTAGTATTAATTCTGCGGCGGTACGTGACCCAGACTTAATAAATCGGGCAAGCGATCGCTTTGGTAATCAGTGCATAGTGGTTGCAATTGATGCCAGACGCAGGATTGATCCTCACAATCCAGGCTGGGATGTTTATGTGCGAGGTGGTAGAGAAAATACTGGTTTAGATGCCTTACGTTGGGCGCAGGAAGTGGAAAGACGAGGTGCAGGGGAATTACTGGTGACAAGTATGGATGCTGATGGTACTCAAGCTGGCTACGACTTAGGGCTGACAAGAGCGATCGCTGAATCTGTGCAAGTTCCCGTGGTTGCTTCTGGCGGCGCTGGTAATTGTGAACACATTTATACAGCATTAACTGAGGGTAAAGCCGAAGCTGCATTACTAGCATCACTATTGCATTACGGACAATTAAGCGTTGCAGAAATAAAGAACTATTTGCACGCTCATTCAGTACCAGTACGGTTGTGTGCTTGA
- the gcvP gene encoding aminomethyl-transferring glycine dehydrogenase, with protein sequence MVNQGSPKSSNFAQRHIGPNTDDIQRMLEVLGLQNLDSLIEKTVPQGIRLQKTLKLPAAQSEYAALAKLKQIAAKNQVCRSYIGTGYYDCITPPVIQRNILENPGWYTAYTPYQPEIAQGRLEALLNFQTMIIDLTGLEIANASLLDEATAAAEAMSLSYGVCKNHANAYFVSENCHPQTIDVLKTRAKPLGIKIIIGDHQTYDFAEPIFGAVLQYPASDGTIYDYRAFIEKAHAEGALVTVAADPLSLALLTPPGEFGADIAVGSTQRFGIPLGFGGPHAAYFATKEQYKRQVPGRIVGVSKDAQGKPALRLALQTREQHIRREKATSNICTAQVLLAVMASMYAVYHGADGIRNIAENVHQLTVTLAAGLKRLGYSISSEYFFDTLRVDLGTQSVKAILEACQGRNINLRIFDATSVGISLDETTTPEDLIDLWQIFAGTDNLPFSIEELSPSSHLPLPRTSTYLTHPVFNRYHSETELLRYLHQLETKDLSLTTSMIPLGSCTMKLNATAEMIPVSWEEFGKIHPFAPPSQTRGYQILFQQLEAWLAEITGFAGVSLQPNAGSQGEYTGLLVIRQYHETRGEGHRNICLIPSSAHGTNPASAVMCGMKVVAVACDTSGNIDLNDLKAKAEKHSQQLAALMVTYPSTHGVFEEGIQEICAVVHGHGGQVYMDGANMNAQVGICRPGDIGADVCHLNLHKTFCIPHGGGGPGMGPIGVAAHLVPFLPGHPVVPTNQHSQIGAVAAAPWGSASILVISWMYIAMMGAEGLTHATKVAILNANYIAHRLSDYYPVLYKGKNDLVAHECILDLRLLKKSASIEIDDIAKRLIDYGFHAPTVSWPVAGTIMVEPTESESKEELDRFCEALIAIRGEISAIESGKMDIQDNLLKNAPHTAESLIAGEWNHGYSREQAAYPAPWTREHKFWPNVGRIDAAFGDRNFVCSCLPMEADQ encoded by the coding sequence ATGGTTAATCAAGGGAGTCCAAAGTCAAGTAATTTCGCCCAAAGACACATTGGCCCTAACACTGATGACATCCAGCGAATGCTTGAGGTTTTGGGTTTACAAAATTTGGACTCACTGATTGAGAAAACAGTACCGCAAGGTATTCGGTTGCAAAAAACTCTGAAGTTACCAGCAGCCCAAAGTGAGTATGCAGCACTAGCAAAATTAAAACAAATTGCTGCTAAAAATCAAGTGTGCCGTTCATATATCGGTACGGGATATTACGACTGTATCACCCCTCCGGTAATTCAACGCAATATTCTGGAAAATCCAGGTTGGTATACAGCTTACACTCCCTATCAGCCAGAAATTGCCCAAGGAAGACTGGAAGCGCTGCTGAATTTCCAGACGATGATTATTGACCTCACAGGGTTGGAAATTGCCAATGCTTCTTTACTTGATGAAGCGACAGCAGCAGCCGAAGCTATGAGTCTCAGTTATGGTGTGTGCAAAAATCATGCCAATGCTTATTTTGTCTCTGAGAATTGCCATCCTCAAACTATCGATGTCTTAAAAACTAGGGCTAAACCCTTGGGGATTAAGATCATTATCGGTGATCATCAGACTTATGATTTTGCTGAACCGATTTTTGGGGCTGTTCTGCAATATCCCGCCAGTGATGGCACGATTTACGACTACCGCGCTTTTATTGAAAAAGCCCATGCTGAGGGTGCATTGGTGACGGTAGCCGCCGATCCTTTAAGTTTAGCTTTACTGACACCACCAGGAGAATTTGGGGCTGATATTGCTGTGGGAAGTACCCAGCGCTTCGGTATTCCCTTGGGGTTTGGGGGACCTCATGCGGCTTACTTCGCTACGAAAGAACAGTATAAACGGCAAGTTCCAGGGCGAATTGTGGGAGTATCAAAAGATGCTCAGGGTAAGCCCGCTTTACGTCTGGCTTTGCAAACCCGTGAACAGCACATCCGCAGGGAAAAAGCCACGAGTAATATCTGTACTGCTCAGGTGTTATTGGCAGTGATGGCGAGTATGTACGCTGTATATCATGGTGCTGATGGTATCAGAAATATTGCCGAAAATGTTCACCAGTTAACTGTGACTTTGGCAGCAGGATTGAAGCGACTGGGTTACAGCATTAGTTCTGAATATTTCTTTGATACGCTGCGAGTGGATTTAGGTACACAATCGGTCAAAGCTATTCTGGAAGCTTGTCAAGGGCGAAATATTAATCTGCGGATTTTCGATGCTACATCTGTGGGTATTTCTTTAGATGAAACTACTACACCAGAAGATTTAATTGACCTCTGGCAGATTTTCGCAGGTACAGACAATCTCCCGTTTAGCATAGAAGAATTATCCCCATCTTCTCATCTTCCCTTACCCCGTACTAGTACATATCTGACTCATCCTGTATTCAACCGCTATCACTCAGAAACTGAGTTGTTACGTTATCTGCATCAGCTAGAAACTAAGGATTTATCTTTAACGACATCGATGATTCCTTTGGGTTCATGCACTATGAAGTTGAATGCAACGGCTGAGATGATTCCGGTTTCTTGGGAGGAATTTGGTAAGATTCATCCTTTTGCGCCACCATCCCAAACACGGGGTTATCAAATTCTGTTCCAGCAACTTGAGGCTTGGTTGGCGGAAATTACGGGATTTGCAGGAGTTTCTCTCCAACCGAATGCAGGTTCTCAAGGGGAGTATACAGGACTTTTAGTAATTCGTCAATATCACGAAACTCGTGGGGAAGGACACCGCAATATTTGTTTGATTCCCTCCTCAGCACATGGAACAAACCCTGCTAGTGCGGTGATGTGTGGGATGAAGGTGGTTGCAGTTGCTTGTGATACATCTGGTAATATTGACCTGAATGATTTAAAGGCAAAAGCAGAAAAGCACAGTCAGCAATTGGCGGCTTTAATGGTGACTTATCCTTCAACTCACGGTGTGTTTGAGGAAGGAATTCAGGAAATCTGCGCTGTTGTGCATGGTCACGGTGGACAAGTATATATGGATGGGGCTAATATGAATGCCCAAGTGGGTATTTGTCGTCCTGGTGATATTGGCGCTGATGTCTGTCATTTAAATCTGCACAAGACTTTTTGTATTCCTCATGGTGGTGGTGGCCCTGGTATGGGACCCATTGGTGTGGCGGCACATCTTGTACCTTTCCTTCCTGGACACCCTGTTGTACCTACAAATCAGCATTCTCAGATTGGGGCTGTGGCAGCTGCGCCTTGGGGTAGTGCTAGTATTTTAGTGATTTCCTGGATGTATATTGCCATGATGGGGGCTGAGGGTTTGACTCATGCAACTAAGGTGGCAATTCTCAATGCTAATTATATCGCCCACAGACTCAGTGATTACTATCCGGTGCTGTATAAGGGGAAAAATGATTTAGTTGCCCATGAGTGTATTTTAGATTTAAGGTTGCTCAAAAAATCTGCGAGTATCGAAATCGATGATATTGCCAAGCGGTTGATAGATTATGGTTTCCATGCGCCCACTGTCTCTTGGCCTGTGGCGGGGACTATCATGGTGGAACCAACCGAAAGCGAATCGAAGGAAGAGTTAGACCGTTTCTGTGAGGCGTTGATTGCTATTCGTGGGGAAATTTCGGCCATTGAATCTGGGAAGATGGATATTCAAGATAATCTCTTGAAGAATGCACCCCATACTGCCGAAAGTTTGATTGCGGGAGAATGGAATCATGGCTATTCTCGTGAACAAGCTGCTTACCCTGCGCCTTGGACGCGTGAACATAAGTTCTGGCCGAATGTGGGCAGAATTGATGCGGCTTTTGGCGATCGCAATTTTGTTTGTTCTTGTCTGCCAATGGAGGCTGATCAGTGA
- a CDS encoding tetratricopeptide repeat protein, translating into MIKLIGIVLSLLLVLGWSTPVLAVSEVPSITQEQLEEGNEIAKKALKATNKGDFATAETYWTQIIEQFPTNAGAWSNRGNSRVSQNKLQAALTDYNQAIELAPNATDPYLNRGTALEGLGKWQEAIADYNHVLELDPNDPMAYNNRGNAKSGLGQWQDAIADYQKSMEIAPNFAFARANYALALYETGQIDAAIHEMKNIVRKYPQFADMRAALTAAYWVNGNQGEAESNWVAAYGLDNRYKDMNWVTNIRRWPPSMVAALDKFLHLQ; encoded by the coding sequence ATGATCAAGTTAATTGGGATTGTTTTGAGTTTGTTGCTGGTGTTGGGCTGGAGTACACCAGTTCTGGCAGTATCCGAAGTGCCTAGTATTACTCAAGAACAGTTAGAAGAAGGCAATGAAATAGCGAAAAAGGCTTTAAAAGCGACGAATAAGGGTGATTTTGCCACGGCTGAAACTTACTGGACACAGATTATTGAGCAGTTTCCCACTAATGCAGGCGCATGGAGTAACCGGGGAAATTCGCGGGTGAGTCAGAATAAGTTGCAAGCAGCATTGACAGATTATAACCAAGCGATAGAATTAGCCCCTAATGCCACTGATCCTTATTTAAATCGGGGTACAGCTTTAGAAGGATTGGGAAAATGGCAAGAGGCGATCGCGGACTATAATCATGTCTTAGAACTTGATCCTAATGATCCGATGGCATACAACAATCGGGGTAATGCCAAATCAGGATTAGGACAATGGCAAGATGCGATCGCGGACTATCAAAAGTCAATGGAAATTGCCCCAAATTTTGCCTTTGCGCGGGCTAACTACGCCCTCGCCCTTTATGAAACTGGTCAAATTGACGCAGCCATCCACGAAATGAAGAACATAGTCCGCAAATATCCCCAATTTGCCGATATGCGTGCCGCCCTCACAGCCGCTTACTGGGTAAACGGTAACCAAGGCGAAGCTGAAAGTAACTGGGTAGCAGCTTATGGGCTGGATAACCGTTACAAAGATATGAACTGGGTAACAAATATCCGCCGTTGGCCTCCCAGTATGGTGGCAGCTTTAGATAAATTTTTGCATCTTCAGTAA
- the gcvT gene encoding glycine cleavage system aminomethyltransferase GcvT, producing the protein MANQQDITQALARTPLYQRSAELKARFTSFGGWEMPVQFTGISKEHEAVRNAAGMFDISHMGKFTLQGKHLIDQLQRLVPSDLNRLQPGQAQYTVLLNPQGGIIDDIIVYYQGENTTGLQQAVIVVNASTTAKDKAWLLQQLDLNQVEFQDLSPEKVLIAVQGTKAVKYLQPLVKEDLEPIKAFGHLQASILGKPAFIARTGYTGEDGFELMLDPDVGVELWEKLHQAGVTPCGLGARDTLRLEAAMALYGQDIDDTTTPLEAGLSWVVHLDTKGDFIGREVLAQQKADGVQKRLIGLQMSGRNIARHGYPILSADEVVGEITSGTLSPTLGYPIALAYVPTTLAKVGEQLSVEIRGKVYPGVVVKRPFYRSKNRVTS; encoded by the coding sequence GTGGCTAATCAACAAGATATCACCCAAGCCCTAGCGCGAACCCCCCTATATCAAAGGAGTGCAGAACTCAAAGCCCGCTTTACCAGCTTTGGTGGTTGGGAAATGCCTGTACAATTTACTGGTATTAGCAAAGAACACGAAGCCGTGAGAAACGCTGCTGGAATGTTCGATATTTCCCACATGGGCAAATTTACCCTCCAAGGGAAACACCTCATTGACCAACTTCAGCGTTTAGTACCTTCAGACTTGAATCGATTGCAACCAGGTCAAGCGCAATACACCGTATTGTTAAATCCCCAAGGGGGAATCATTGACGACATCATTGTTTATTATCAGGGTGAAAATACCACTGGTTTACAACAGGCTGTAATTGTTGTCAATGCCTCAACCACAGCTAAAGATAAAGCATGGTTATTGCAACAGCTTGATTTAAATCAGGTGGAATTTCAAGACCTGTCACCAGAAAAAGTGTTAATTGCTGTGCAAGGGACAAAGGCAGTTAAATATCTCCAGCCCTTAGTTAAAGAAGATTTAGAACCAATCAAAGCCTTTGGACACCTCCAAGCGTCAATACTGGGTAAACCTGCCTTTATCGCTCGCACAGGTTACACCGGCGAAGATGGTTTTGAACTCATGCTAGATCCAGATGTGGGAGTAGAATTGTGGGAAAAACTCCATCAAGCTGGCGTTACCCCCTGCGGACTAGGTGCTAGAGATACCCTGCGACTCGAAGCAGCAATGGCGCTTTATGGACAAGATATCGACGATACCACCACCCCCTTAGAAGCAGGTTTGAGTTGGGTAGTTCACCTCGATACCAAAGGTGATTTTATCGGGCGAGAAGTTTTAGCACAGCAAAAAGCCGATGGAGTGCAGAAGCGATTAATCGGTTTACAAATGTCAGGGCGTAATATCGCCCGTCATGGCTACCCAATTTTATCAGCCGATGAAGTCGTGGGAGAAATTACCAGTGGTACATTATCGCCTACATTGGGTTATCCCATAGCCTTAGCCTACGTTCCCACGACCCTTGCAAAGGTGGGTGAACAGCTATCTGTAGAAATTCGTGGCAAAGTTTACCCAGGTGTTGTAGTAAAACGTCCCTTTTATCGCTCCAAAAATCGTGTCACTAGCTGA
- a CDS encoding Uma2 family endonuclease encodes MSVQLLRRKFTVQQYHQMLESGILREDDRVELIRGEIIEMSPIGTKHAACVKCLNKLLYSKLGDRVLIAIQDPIILTNKSEPQPDVALLKPRDDFYETAHPQPQDIFLLIEVADSTVMYDREEKIPLYAEAKIMEVWLIDINAQIVEVYQQPTAAGYQVMQKFTCGQSLSITAFPDVNITINEIIAHS; translated from the coding sequence ATGTCTGTACAATTGCTAAGACGGAAATTCACAGTCCAGCAGTATCATCAGATGCTTGAGTCGGGAATTCTCAGAGAAGATGACCGAGTGGAACTAATACGGGGAGAAATCATTGAAATGTCACCCATAGGGACAAAACACGCAGCTTGCGTGAAGTGTTTAAATAAACTTTTGTATAGTAAGTTAGGGGATAGAGTTCTCATTGCTATTCAAGATCCGATAATTTTGACCAATAAATCAGAACCGCAGCCAGATGTAGCATTACTCAAACCCCGTGATGATTTTTATGAAACTGCACACCCCCAACCCCAGGATATTTTTTTATTAATCGAAGTAGCTGATTCCACTGTGATGTATGACCGGGAAGAGAAAATTCCTTTATATGCAGAAGCCAAAATCATGGAAGTTTGGTTAATAGATATTAACGCCCAAATTGTCGAAGTTTATCAACAACCAACAGCCGCAGGTTATCAAGTAATGCAAAAATTCACTTGCGGTCAAAGTTTATCAATTACAGCCTTTCCCGATGTAAACATTACCATCAATGAAATTATCGCTCATTCATAA
- a CDS encoding ATP-binding protein yields the protein MNSQPKSPTSNHPRGQPREFEQIIHEKSHNFVGRDFVFTAIDEFIHRYNRGYFTIIGAPGSGKSAILAKYAIDHPHAVYYNAEVEGKNSVDEFLRVVCQQLSHWLHSLRTPPQPSPQGRREQEVEFLSLSGVLQEISEQLDANQKLIIAIDGLNCINRNSQPPGTNLFYLLYKT from the coding sequence ATGAACTCACAACCCAAATCACCTACTTCTAATCATCCCAGAGGACAGCCAAGGGAGTTTGAGCAAATCATTCACGAAAAAAGCCACAATTTTGTCGGTCGTGATTTTGTGTTTACGGCTATTGATGAGTTTATTCACCGTTACAACCGGGGTTATTTCACCATTATTGGCGCACCGGGTAGCGGTAAAAGTGCCATCCTCGCTAAATATGCAATAGATCATCCTCACGCTGTCTATTACAATGCTGAAGTTGAGGGGAAAAATTCTGTTGATGAATTTCTCAGGGTTGTTTGTCAGCAATTAAGCCACTGGTTGCATAGTTTAAGAACCCCACCCCAGCCCTCCCCGCAAGGGAGGAGGGAGCAAGAAGTTGAGTTTTTGAGTTTGTCTGGTGTTCTCCAGGAAATTAGTGAGCAGTTGGACGCTAATCAAAAACTGATTATTGCTATTGATGGGTTGAATTGTATCAACCGTAATAGTCAACCCCCTGGGACAAATCTGTTTTATCTGCTATATAAAACCTAG
- the gcvH gene encoding glycine cleavage system protein GcvH, translated as MSFEYPQDFRYLDTHEYVRLDGEIGTIGITEFAVDQMGDVVFLELPDIGELVTKGETFGTIESVKAVEDLNSPVTGTVIERNEALIESPEEVAEDPYGEAWFLKVRVNDADEVLDALTADEYRALVEGE; from the coding sequence ATGTCTTTTGAATATCCGCAGGATTTTAGATACCTGGATACTCATGAATACGTGCGGCTAGATGGTGAAATTGGCACTATTGGCATTACTGAATTTGCCGTAGACCAAATGGGGGATGTCGTATTTTTAGAATTACCTGACATTGGGGAACTTGTTACCAAGGGAGAAACTTTTGGCACTATTGAATCTGTGAAAGCTGTGGAAGACCTAAATTCACCAGTGACCGGCACAGTCATAGAACGCAATGAAGCTTTAATTGAATCTCCCGAAGAAGTAGCAGAGGACCCCTATGGGGAAGCTTGGTTCTTAAAAGTACGTGTCAATGATGCAGATGAAGTGCTGGATGCTTTGACAGCCGATGAGTATCGCGCCCTAGTAGAAGGCGAGTAG
- the ruvB gene encoding Holliday junction branch migration DNA helicase RuvB: MAIISSKKQPQEPNGQPKKPRRESTPAPAKENILQPEAATDEQGKQEESIRPQQFADYIGQKDLKDVLDIAIKAAKSRGEVLDHLLLYGPPGLGKTTMAMILASEMGVDYKITSAPALERPRDIVGLLVNLKPGDVLFVDEIHRLSRMTEEILYPAMEDYRLDITVGKGAGARIRSIPLNKFTLVGATTRVGALSSPLRDRFGLVQKLRFYEVDELTKIVLRSADFLKTPIAEDGATEIARRARGTPRIANRLLKRVRDYAEVKLSGEITEIVASEALQLFQVDPCGLDWTDRRMLSVIIEQFNGGPVGLETVAAATGEDTQTIEEVYEPYLMQIGYLSRTPRGRIATTSAYKHLGFKPPNEQLSLL, translated from the coding sequence ATGGCGATAATCTCCTCGAAAAAACAGCCTCAAGAACCCAACGGACAACCAAAGAAGCCCCGTCGGGAGTCCACCCCCGCACCTGCAAAGGAGAACATTTTGCAACCGGAAGCTGCTACTGACGAACAAGGGAAGCAAGAAGAGAGTATCAGACCTCAGCAATTTGCTGATTACATTGGACAGAAAGACTTAAAGGATGTGCTAGATATTGCCATCAAAGCAGCTAAGTCAAGGGGTGAGGTGCTGGATCACTTGCTGCTATATGGACCTCCGGGATTGGGTAAAACAACAATGGCAATGATTTTAGCATCAGAGATGGGAGTTGACTACAAAATTACCAGTGCGCCCGCGCTAGAACGTCCCAGAGACATTGTAGGGCTACTAGTGAACCTCAAACCCGGAGATGTCCTGTTTGTTGATGAAATTCATCGTCTTTCCCGGATGACAGAAGAAATTCTCTATCCAGCGATGGAAGATTATCGTTTAGATATTACCGTGGGGAAGGGTGCTGGCGCTCGCATTAGAAGTATACCACTGAACAAATTTACGCTGGTGGGGGCGACAACCCGTGTCGGGGCGCTGAGTTCACCTTTGCGCGATCGCTTTGGCTTAGTTCAGAAGTTGCGCTTTTACGAGGTTGACGAACTCACCAAAATTGTGTTAAGAAGTGCCGACTTCCTCAAAACTCCTATTGCTGAAGATGGGGCGACAGAAATTGCTCGTCGTGCCAGAGGTACGCCCAGAATAGCAAATAGATTACTGAAGCGGGTGCGTGATTACGCGGAAGTTAAATTATCAGGTGAAATTACCGAAATAGTCGCATCGGAAGCATTGCAACTATTTCAAGTCGATCCCTGCGGTTTAGATTGGACAGACCGCCGAATGCTGAGTGTGATAATTGAACAATTCAATGGTGGTCCCGTAGGCTTAGAAACAGTTGCTGCCGCTACAGGTGAAGATACCCAAACCATTGAAGAAGTTTATGAACCTTACTTGATGCAAATTGGCTATTTAAGCCGGACTCCCCGTGGACGAATCGCCACCACCTCAGCCTATAAGCATTTAGGTTTTAAGCCGCCTAATGAACAGTTATCCTTATTGTAG
- a CDS encoding pentapeptide repeat-containing protein, protein MKYRQLLASCVLAMVLFLFPLSAQAASSSSVNSYMSEEGEVKDYSGQNLVGSEFTNVILENTNFSNADFRGGVFNGSRLEGVNLHGVDFSDGIAYLTQFKGADLTDAVFTNAMMLRSVFDDVDITGADFTNAILDGTQIKKLCTQASGVNSQTGADTRESLECR, encoded by the coding sequence ATGAAGTATAGGCAACTACTGGCTAGCTGTGTTTTAGCTATGGTTCTGTTTTTGTTTCCCCTCTCGGCGCAAGCTGCTAGTTCTTCTAGCGTTAACAGTTATATGAGTGAGGAAGGTGAGGTTAAAGATTACTCTGGTCAAAACTTGGTAGGATCTGAGTTTACCAATGTGATTTTAGAGAATACTAATTTTAGCAATGCTGATTTCCGTGGCGGTGTGTTTAACGGTTCTCGGTTGGAGGGAGTAAATCTGCATGGTGTAGATTTTAGTGATGGTATTGCCTATTTAACACAGTTTAAGGGTGCTGATTTAACTGATGCGGTATTTACCAACGCCATGATGTTACGTTCGGTGTTTGATGATGTTGACATCACTGGGGCTGATTTTACCAATGCAATTTTAGATGGAACGCAGATTAAAAAACTCTGCACTCAGGCTAGTGGGGTGAATTCTCAGACTGGTGCGGATACTCGCGAGTCTTTGGAATGTAGATAA
- a CDS encoding IS607 family transposase, with amino-acid sequence MFKPHEFAEKIGVSVKTLQRWDNSGKLPAKRTPSGHRFYTENDLLIIQGLKPTEQHRKNIVYCRVSSNGQKPELRNQITAMETFCLNRGLAVDEWVSEIGGGLNFKRKKFLSIMMSMLQGEIAIIVIAHKDRMCRFAFEFIQELSNSVNCEIIVANQESLSPQQELVEDLMAIIHCFYCRLYGLRNYSKEIKTNLKNAIDKPVHDMAELDKQEIQC; translated from the coding sequence ATGTTTAAACCACATGAATTTGCCGAGAAAATTGGAGTTTCTGTTAAAACACTACAAAGATGGGACAATTCTGGAAAATTACCAGCAAAAAGAACACCATCGGGGCATCGGTTTTATACAGAGAACGACTTATTGATTATTCAGGGATTAAAACCCACAGAGCAACATCGTAAAAATATCGTTTATTGTCGCGTTTCTTCTAATGGACAGAAACCGGAATTGAGGAATCAAATCACCGCTATGGAAACATTTTGTTTAAATAGGGGTTTAGCTGTTGACGAATGGGTATCGGAAATTGGCGGAGGCTTGAACTTTAAAAGAAAGAAGTTCTTATCAATTATGATGTCTATGCTTCAAGGCGAAATCGCAATTATTGTCATAGCTCATAAGGATAGAATGTGTCGTTTTGCTTTTGAATTTATACAGGAGTTATCCAACTCTGTTAATTGCGAAATAATTGTAGCTAATCAAGAATCATTATCTCCTCAACAGGAATTAGTAGAGGATTTAATGGCTATCATTCATTGCTTTTATTGTAGATTGTACGGGCTAAGAAATTACTCTAAAGAGATTAAAACCAATCTCAAGAATGCCATTGACAAACCAGTACATGACATGGCAGAGTTGGACAAACAAGAAATACAGTGTTGA
- a CDS encoding RNA-guided endonuclease InsQ/TnpB family protein encodes MLLSIKTKLKLTKAQEIIMSKHAGIARFTYNWGLATWRQLYKDGFKPNKYILKKFFNNHVKTEFDWIKEKGICQKITQYAFDNLGDAFSRFFSAKSDYPNFKKKGRNDSFTIDAGGKPIPVGGKSIKLATIGWIKTYEGLPHTTCKSITISRTADSWFIAFAYEQEHEPTLKKYEVVGVDIGVKELATLSTGVVFPNPKHYKTNLRKLKRLSRKLARKIKGSNNRYKAKITLARHHAKIANLRKNTLHQITTYLCKNHAKIVVENLNVSGMLSNHKLAQVIADCGFYEFKRQLEYKAKKFGCEIIIADRWFPSTKTCSNCGHIQDMPLSERVYNCQNCGHSMDRDLNAAIVLSRLAKP; translated from the coding sequence ATGCTTTTGTCCATCAAAACAAAGTTGAAATTAACCAAGGCTCAAGAGATAATCATGAGTAAACACGCAGGAATAGCGAGGTTTACTTATAACTGGGGTCTTGCTACTTGGAGACAACTTTACAAAGATGGATTTAAGCCCAATAAATATATACTAAAAAAGTTCTTTAATAACCATGTAAAAACAGAATTTGATTGGATTAAAGAAAAAGGTATTTGTCAGAAAATAACTCAATATGCTTTTGATAATTTAGGGGATGCTTTCTCTAGATTCTTCAGTGCTAAGAGTGATTACCCTAACTTTAAGAAGAAAGGACGCAATGATTCTTTCACTATTGATGCAGGTGGAAAGCCTATACCTGTAGGTGGCAAGTCGATAAAATTGGCTACAATTGGATGGATAAAGACCTACGAAGGTTTACCGCATACCACTTGTAAATCAATCACTATATCTCGTACTGCTGACAGTTGGTTTATCGCCTTTGCTTATGAACAAGAGCATGAACCAACCCTTAAAAAGTATGAAGTTGTAGGTGTGGATATTGGGGTAAAAGAATTAGCTACTCTTTCTACAGGTGTAGTATTTCCTAACCCCAAACACTACAAAACTAACCTGAGAAAACTTAAAAGACTTTCTAGGAAACTCGCCAGAAAGATCAAGGGTTCCAACAATAGGTATAAAGCTAAAATTACATTAGCTAGACACCATGCCAAGATAGCTAACTTGAGAAAGAATACCCTTCACCAAATCACTACTTACTTATGCAAAAACCACGCAAAGATAGTCGTAGAGAATTTGAATGTTTCAGGGATGCTATCTAATCATAAATTAGCTCAAGTAATTGCTGATTGCGGATTTTATGAATTCAAGCGTCAGCTAGAATACAAAGCTAAGAAGTTTGGTTGTGAAATAATCATTGCTGACCGTTGGTTTCCATCGACCAAAACCTGTTCCAATTGTGGACATATTCAAGATATGCCACTTTCAGAAAGAGTTTACAATTGCCAAAATTGTGGGCATTCAATGGACAGAGATTTAAACGCAGCAATAGTTTTATCGAGGTTGGCTAAACCTTGA